CTTTATTTAAATTCCTATCCTGACTATGCCAAACAGTTACAACACATTCAACAGGTTACGGCAAAGCACTTATTTGAGTACCTTGAAGAACATTTCTTTATGATCATCGGTGCATTTGGGCTTAAAGTGTATCACCCCAAAACTGGTGAGCCTGTCGATCTCACTGTGGATAACTTTGAAGAAGTCGGCAAGCCACAACTCCCGGTCCTTGCTCAACAGCTATTTCGTTTAGGCGCTATCCAAGCCCAGCGATATCAAATAAATAAAGGCGGCTATCCCTATTGGCACAGCGAAGTCTACCCTCAGCACGACCATAATGAAGCCTTACACCGAGTACTGTTATTTATGTTCTACCTTAACGATGTCGAGGAAGGTGGAGAGACTGAGTTTTATTATCAGCAGCGTAAGATTGCCCCAGTAAAAGGCTCTATGGTCATAGCGCCTGGATATTTTACACATACCCATAGAGGCAACATTCCGGTTTCCAATGATAAGTATATACTCACTTCTTGGGTGTTATTTAATAGAGCAGAGCAACTCTATGGTACGCCAAAATAAGCTCTATTTCAGGAGGCTGTTGAACTCAAGAATGAAAGATCAACGGCCCCCACAGAGCTTATTTAGCTTTGGTAAATTCAGCCCACTCTATCAGCATGGGTAAAAAGTCTTCATAGCCACAAACCGCCATCATACCTGATTCATCTAAAGCCAGTGCGTCTTCTTGGTATTGCGCTAAGTCATCACTTTCATGAAACAGAGCGTGGCTTTCAAATAATGCTTCTTGCAGCGTGAACGTAGCGCGGATCTCTTTTCCAGCCAACACAAGCTCTTCTTTTTGATTTGGCAGGTTTTCAAGCTGCGTCAGCAGGCTGACAATACGCTCATGTGCAAGCTCCTCGCTCAGCCAACGACCTATCAACGCATGCTCGTCATTTAAGCGAGCTCGAAACCCAGAAAGTGGGTCACGAATAAACTGGTATTCCATCTTTGCTTCTTAACTAAATCACCTTCTTTTATTATACCTAAGTGGCGTCCGCTAAGCATTCATTGATAGAATTACCTTTTAACCTCTCGATTATTGGTCAACGCATGTCGCCTGTTGAGATCTTATTTCCTCTCATCTTTATTGTTAATTCTGGTTTTTTGAGTGCAAAGATTGGCTTTATCGCCATCAATCAGCTTGATGGCTTGCGTACTTTTATCTTTAATTTATGTATTCCTGTGCTGTTATTTAGCAGTATGGTGCAAGCAGATCTGGAAAGCCTCGCGACGGGCTCCTTGTTATTATCCTTTTATCTCCCAGTCGCTCTGACTTATGCAGGCTTATACCTATTTCTCTTTAAAGCGCAACATCGCTCAAAAGCAGACAGTGCAACATTAGCATTAAGTGGCACCTACTCTAATACTGTGTTAGTCGGATTACCGATAATCTTAATGGCACTCGGTGAACAAGCCGCAGCTATGGTGTTTATGATTATTACATTCCACAGTGCGATGCTGTTTTTTATGACTTTTTTACTGGCAGCAAGACACAAGAATAAGGTGGATATTGTGAAACCACTGCTGCTAAATCCAATCGTGATAAGTATTTCGAGTGGTTTGATATTAAACATTGCTGGATTAAAGCTACCAAGCTTAATGCTTGAAAGCTTTAGTTGGTTGGCAAAACCTGCCATTCCTGGGGCGTTATTTATTCTGGGTGCAAGCTTGGTGCAGTATGGTGTACGAGGAAAGTTACACGGTGCAATATGGCTAAGTGCAGTAAAACTGATGCTACTACCGGGATTGGTTTATCTCTTTGCCACTTATTTAGGATTGGCAACTCAGCAAGTTCAGGTGGTGACTTTAATGAGTGCCTCTCCTTTGGGAGTCAATGCCTATCTTGTTGCTAGACAGCTCGACAGCCAACAGGCAACGCTTGCGGCTACCGTTGTGCTGTCTACTGTGCTAAGTATGGTCAGTCTGACTGGGTGGTTATACTTTTTGGTATAACCGTTAATACCTAGGCGGCGTATACTTAGCAGCATCAATGATAGCCCACAAATGGAAAACGGCTGCAATCACGGGTGGAACCAATAAAAACCACAGCGCATACCCACCTACAACAACAATTGCGAAGATTAAAGCCGCCAATATACGACCTTGAACCAACTGACCAAGGCCAGGGAAAAAGACGTTACAAATCGCTGCAATTACATTACCACCAGAACCTTGTCCAGACATAGTTACCTCTCTTAGTTACTTAAAGTCTTTCTTTTTAATATATCAGATTTCATGCCAACCCTAACACTTTGATTTTAAAAGAAACCAATGAAAATCATTGTTTTCTGTTCACTATAAGTTAGCCTAAACCACTAACTTTTAGCTTAAAGTTTAGCTATATTATGATGCGTAATTCAATCACTTTGATTTACATAAAATAATAATGAAAACAGGATGTCTTATGCTTAGCAAGTTTACCACCCCGCTAACAAAATTAGTCGACAAGTATCTACCCGATCCATTTGTGATTGTACTTTTACTCACTTTTTTGGTGATGATACTCGCTGCACTATTTACTCCAGCAACGCCTGTCATGGTGCTTGAGGCATGGGGTAATGGTTTTTGGAAGCTGCTTACTTTTGCGATGCAAATGTTGTTAGTTTTATTATGTGGTCACATGCTTGCCGTGACCCCTCCAATAGCGAAAGCACTAGACCGTATAGCTGGCCTAGCTAAGACTCCCTCTCAAGCAATTATACTCACTACCTTTGTTGCGATGAGCGCCAGCTGGTTAAATTGGGGGTTTGGCTTAGTTGTCGGAGCTTTGTTTGCAAAGGCCATCGCCCGAAAAGTGAAAGTCGATTATCGCCTGTTAGTGGCTAGTGCTTACTCTGGTTTTGTTGTTTGGCACGCTGGTCTATCAGGCTCAGTCCCTCTAACTATCGCAACCCCGGGCCACTTTAGTGAAAAGAGCATCGGTATTGTTACCACTTCAGAGACAATCTTTGCACCATTTAACCTGCTCATCGTACTCAGTATTTTTATCGTTTTACCACTTATAAATAAACTGATGCTTCCCAAAGATGATGACGCAGTTATTGTTGATAAAGAAAAGCTCATTGAACAAAGTAATGATATCAGTAACCGCAATACTCCGGCTGCAAAATTAGAAAATGCCTCATGGCTTGGCATGTTAGGGGGAGCAATCGGTCTTAGCTACCTAGGCTTTTACTTTATATTTAACGCAGGCACATTGACATTGAATATCGTCATAGCCCTGTTTTTGTTCTTAGCCATGCTGCTACACAAAACCCCTGCAAATATTCTCAATAGTCTACAACAAGCAATTCAAGGTGGTGCCGGTATCGTGATCCAGTTTCCTTTTTATGCTGGGATCATGGCTATGATGGTAGAAACAGGACTTGCGCAACAAATATCTCAAGGATTTGTTTCTATTAGTAGTCAATGGACATTACCGCTGTGGACCTTTTTAAGCGCTGGCCTTGTAAATATATTTGTGCCTTCTGGCGGCGGTCAGTGGGCGGTACAAGCACCAATAATCATTCCCGCAGCAGAAGCACTTAATGCAGACATAGCCAGAGTCGCCATGGCCGTTGCATGGGGTGATGCTTGGACTAACCTGATCCAGCCATTTTGGGCACTCCCGGTACTTGCAATTGCAGGCCTTAAAGCCAAAGATATTATGGGATTTTGCCTAGTTCAATTGCTGGTAACGGGTGTAATTATCGCAACTTTATTGTTGCTCCCTCTATAACAAGGTGCGTAATGCACCTTGTTACACAGATTAACTTGATAAAATTTTCATTGGTAAGCTTAGGATTGGGCTCTCTGAATCAGCAAAATGCATCATTACCGCAACATGACCTGTAATAACAACTATATACATAATGGCGCTGACCACTTGCCCATACCGGTCAAGTGGTAATAAGTGACTGTAATTACGGCCACGCCACTCAATCAGGATTTCAAAACTACCAATCAAAATGAATATTACCAGTAGGATTAAGCCAAAGGTGTAGCTGATCCAAAGGCCGAATAGTACCCCAGCCATACACGCTAATAACCCCACCCAAGAGCGCATTGAAAAGCTTATGCTTTTTAGAACATGCCCGCCATCTAGCGGCAAAATAGGTAGTAAATTGAATAAGTTCAACAGTGCACTTAATACTGCAACACCAGCAAAGATTTCCATCTCTGTCGCGTAATACAACACCACTCCAAGGATTGAGGTTATCAAACCAAATGCCGGTCCCATCAACGAAATAACTACATCTTGCCAGCGAGTCGTGATCTTATCGTCACTTACAGCCAGGCCACCAACGAAAGGGATCAAATAGATGCCTTTGGTTTTGATCCCAAAATAACGCATAGCACGGACGTGGCCATATTCATGAACGACTAAGCAAGCCACAAGCATAACCGCAAACTGCCAAGAAAATAACCATGCGTATCCTGCCACGGATGCGCCAGCTAGTGCAGCTTTGACCACCTTGGCACTTTTGAATAACTTTAAGCCCAATGCCGCCAAACCAAATAAACTACGTTTTTCTTTAGGTGTCTCGGTGCTCACTTCGAGCCACTGAAGCTCAGCGCCATTTACTGCAATACCAAGTAAGCCCTGAGGTAACTGCTCTGTATTTACCGCCAGTGCTTGTCCATCAATAGTCGCAAAAATGCCATTGTGCTGCTCTTCAAAGGTAATCGCTTGCTGCTCGACAAAAAGCTGTACTACTTGTTTTTGGTTAAAAAAGATAGATACTGCTTTATCCGCTAGCGAAAGCTCTACTCTATTCATATTCAGATCCAAAGGTCGTTTGAGCCATTATCGCTAAAAGCAACCGCTTCATAAAGTACTACCGAAATCTGAATTAGAAAAATACAGGTACAGTGTCGTTATTGCGCTTTAAATTGAGTAAAAATCACCTTTTAAAGCGTTTTGGGATTTGAGCACTTTAAATTATTTGTACTAGACTTTAAGGAGGTAAGGTATACGAAGGAATTGTTAATGTCATTAGCAAAACATCGGATAATGGTAGTAGATGATTCACCCGCGATCCTCGTCGTAATGCAAGCCATTATGACTGAGCTTGGCATTGAGCATGTCACAACCTGCTCAAGTGCGGTGAATGCTGTAGAAAAAATACGGCAGACTCCTCATCAATTCGACGCCATTTTTACAGATCTCAATATGCCCGAAATGGATGGCATGGAGTTTATTCGCCAACTAGGAGAGCTAAGGTTTTCTGGCGGTATTATTATTATTTCCGAAATGGACGAGAAGATTATTGATCTAGCAACCAATCTTGCCAGACAGTCCAATGCACACCTAATCGGCAATATTTCTAAACCCGTACAATTGGTTGATGTCGAGCGTATGCTCAAGAAAATGGAGACGTATACCACTGTTAAACGTAGCCGCATTGAAAAGGTGACCGAAAGCGATCTTTTGCACGCCATTAGTCACAATGAAATTACGCCTTACTATCAGCCAAAGGTTCACCGTGGTGACAAAAAGATTAAAAGCGTCGAAGTGCTTGCCCGTATTGTGTCTAAAAATACCGAGCAGGTCATTTTACCGGACCATTTCATTGGTGTGGCCGAAGACACCGACCTAATCAACATCATTACGTTCCAGCTTTTTGAAAAGGCAACGGACGAGTTTAAAACAATCAAATCTGAGCTAAATTATCCGATTAAAATGGCCTTTAATTTATCGCCTGTACAACTAAATGATTTAAGCTGCCCAGATAAGCTAGCGCTTATTCTAGAAATAAACCGCTTAAAGCCCAGTGATATCATTTTAGAGATTACTGAAAACCAGCCAATGAATCAGTCTATCCAATTGGAAACCATGAACCGTTTACGGATCCGAGGGTTTGATATTTCGTTAGACGACTTTGGCACTGGGTTTACCAATATTCAGCAATTAAAATCTTTGCCGTTTACTGAGATCAAAATTGACCGCTCTTTGATAACCCATGTGGAATCGGATCGCTTTTCTCAGGTACTTATCGACAGCTTAATCGACATCGCGCAAAATCAGCAATTAGACATAGTTGCAGAAGGTATAGAACGGATTGAAGAGCTACAATACCTTGACCGCTACAAACATAGCCTGTTAATGCAGGGTTTTTTAATCAGCAAACCCAAACCACTAACAGACCTTATAGGGTGGATACACTCTTGGCAGCGCATGATTAATTCGAACCCTTAACCTCTGGAGAGGGTGTTTCCTCTTCGCGGTTCTGCACTTCAGACATTGCTTCAACTTCGTCAATGTCTTCAATCAAGTTATCATGATTATCAACTCGTTCTCGCCACTTTTGCTTAGCAGCAGCTTGCATGTTCGTGGTTTGCTCTCGCTCATCAACAATATCCATTCCCATTAATGATTCGAGCAAATCTTCTAATGTCACTATGCCTTGTACATCACCATATTCATCAATGACAAGTGCGATGTGTAAACGTTTTGCCAGTAACGCTTTGAATAGCTCTGGAGCAGCTAGCGTTTCCGGTACGGTATAAAGAGGGCGAGATAGCTTACCAATCTTATATTCTTCTCCAAGCCTATGATAAGCAAGCATAATGTCATTCTTGTGTACAAAGCCGATGATGTCGTCTGTATTTTTATCGAATACCAACACCCGAGAAAAAGCGACCGAACCATGCTCAGAAAGATACTCATGCACAGTCATATCTTTATGCACTTTAAACAACACCGTTCTGGGTGTCATGATGCTTTCGAGCCTGGCATGGCGAAAACGCAACAAGCTGCGAATGGTTTCCGTTTCATCTTGGTGCAATGCGCCAGCTTCAGAGCCAATCTCCGCCATTGCTTCAATTTCTTGGCGAATATAGTGGGCTTCATCACCTTTGCGGCCAATCACTTTTGTAAGTTGATCCGACATCCACACAAATGGCTTCAATACTCGAACTAACCATACCAACACACTTGAAACGATTGGCGTTAATCCGCGCCAATAAGTCGCCCCTAAGGTCTTCGGAATGATTTCTGACAGTACCAAAACCAGTAGCGTCATCACTGCCGAGGCAATACCGACAGCTGCATCTGAAAATACCACGGCGGCTTGTGCGCCAACCCCTGCAGCACCGGCGGTATGCGCAACGGTATTTAACGTTAGAATGGCAGACAAAGGCTGATCAATGTTGTCTTTCAGGCGTTGAACTCGCGATGCCAATGCATCGTTTTCTTGCTTTAAGATCCCTATATGGCTTGGCGTAATACTGAGTAGCACCGCTTCCATCACCGAACAGATAAAAGAGATAGCTATTGCCAAAAACATATAGGTTAATAATAAAACCAAGTAAATTCTCCTCTTTATTCAACGCTAAGTGTTTGCTTAACCGCATACGTTATGTTGCTCATCAACACAGACTATTAAATTTAGGACGTCTATCGCAGCAATACAACCGGTTCAAAATACTATGATATAGTTTTATCATATAATTACCTACAATAGGCGCACATAAATGAAATTACGTACAGCCGTCACTCTACTATTTACGGCAGTCTCAGCACAACTTTCAGCAAGCCCATTAGATGAATCAAAAATACAATTTTTGGGTCCCATCGCAGGCGAATCAACAATAAAGCCAGCGGATACAGCTCATCGTGATGCAATTATTGAAAACCTGCTACCATCATTACAACAAGACACCAAACAGGTAACGCTATTCAATAATGAAAGCAAATGGCAATCACTGAATAAAGTATCTCAATTAACGATACCTGGACTACAGGCTCTGAAGTTTAATTTCACTACTGAACGCTTTGTCTCAGGTAAACTCAAGCTTGAGGGCATTGAGAAAGCCAAAGTATTTCTAAATGGAGAGCCGGCCTCCGGTGTTAAAGAGGTTCAGCTTGATGTAGTCAAAGGCGATCATCAAATCCTCGTTATCGCTGAGCAGGTAAATGACTGGAATAAGGTTGATCTTAGCTTTGAAGGTGAAGCAGCACATGACATTATCACGCTGACAGAAAAACAAACCAAAGCGCTGTCTGCAAAGCAATTGTTTGATGCTCCAACAGTGAGTGCTATCTCACTTGCACCTAACGGCGAATATTACATTTCAACTGTACGCCACTACGATGATGAAAAAGGCAACTCAGCAATCACCGAAACTGCTTTATACAATGAAGATGGTGACATGCTTTACAGTTTCGATGGCATGAGTGCAAATAGCTTTGCGTGGCGTGATGACAGCAGCAAACTCACCTATTTAAAAGATAACAAAGCTTACATTCTTGATGTAAAAACCTTTAAACGTACTCAAGTTGCTACAAAGCTCAACGGCGCGAATAGTATCGAGTTTTTTGATAATGAGACGCTTATTTTTGCTTGGACTAACAGTGGCAAAGAAGAAGGCAAACTGACAAAGCATTATCAAGGATTAGAAGATAGATGGTCATATGCCCGCACTCAATCGCAAATATTCTTACTAGATATTAAAAGCGGGCTACTGAATCCAGTGACTGTTGGCACACACAGCCACAGCTTGGCTGACTTTGACGCACAGGAAAACACGGTTTTAGCTACCCGTAATAAGCAAGATTATGCGCAGCCACCCCATATGTTGACGGAGTTGGTAGAAATAGACCTGTCAAACAATCAGCAAAGTGTCATTGGTCAGTATCGTACATTTAATGGCGCTCAATACACTAAAAATGGTATTTACGTAACAGCAGGCCCAGATTTTGCGGAAGGTGCAGGACGCAACTTACCTGAAGATATGCTCGCGAATAACTATGACGGTCAACTTTATTGGATAGATCGCAAAGGCAAAAATGTAAAAGCGCTGAGTAAAAACTTTGATCCAGCCATAGGCAGCTTTACCGTACTCAATAATGGCGATGTGGTACTAAAAGCGACTGACCAAGATCGTCAACAGCTTTTCTTCTTTGACGAAAGTAAGTCTACTTTCAAACGCTTAAACACTGGACTTGATGTTGTCGCGAACTATTCTGTGTCTAGTGAACGTAATCCAGAGATCTTATTCACAGGAACTACTGCATCAACTCCACAGCAGTTAAAAACCATGTCTGCCTCAGATAAGCGAGCCGACACGCTGTGGGACTCAACAAATATCGCATACCAGAATGCGGAAATTGCCAACCTAGAAGAGTTTAATTTTACTAATACTGAAGGCGTGGAGATTAAGGGTCGTGTATATCTGCCACATGATTTAGACAAATCTAAAAAATATCCAGCACTTGTGTATTACTACGGCGGCACCTCACCTGTGACTCGTGGCTTTACAGGCCGTTACCCATTTAATTTATGGGCAGCGAAAGGCTATGTTGTTTATGTCTTGCAACCAACTGGTGCAACAGGTTTCGGTCAGAAATTTTCAGCAGAGCACGTCAATGCTTGGGGTGAACATACCGCTAACGATATCATCATGGGTACTAAAGAGTTTGTGAAAGCCTATCCTTTCGTCGATGATAAGCGTCTAGGTAATTTGGGTGCCTCTTACGGTGGCTTCATGACCATGCTGCTGACCACAAAAACTGATTTGTTCTCAGCTTCTATCTCACATGCCGGTATTTCGAATATTACCTCATATTGGGGCCAAGGTTGGTGGGGCTATTTATATTCTGGCGAGGCATCAAAAGGAAGTTTCCCCTGGAACAATCCAACCCTTTACTCACAACATAGCCCGGTATTTAATGCAGACAATGTAACAACACCATTATTGTTAATTCACGGTGACGCAGATACCAATGTGCCGCCAGGTGAAAGTCACAATATGTACACGGCGTTGAAGATCCTTGGCCAAGATGTTGAATTGGTCGAATACAAAGGCGCAGATCACCAAATTTTTGCTCGTGACAAACGCTTCCATTGGTGGAACACCATGCTCGCTTATTTCGATAAACATTTAAAGCAAGAACCACAATGGTGGGAACACCTATACGGTAAATAATCAACTTTGGGCGGCACCGTGTGCCGTCTTTTCGTTTATGGAAGCAACGATCAACCACTTCATTGTATATAATTTCACAATAAAGCTAGCTTCCCCCTTGATCGAACTGGGTTGTCAGGTTAACGTGCCTGATATAGAGTTGTAAGAATTCGTTTCATGCACTTCCAAGCAGCGATCTCTCAGTGTTATATTAACGACAATTAAACAACAATTAA
The sequence above is a segment of the Pseudoalteromonas piscicida genome. Coding sequences within it:
- a CDS encoding 2OG-Fe(II) oxygenase; translated protein: MSDFIRVYDNALSSDFCDEFVKTFDQSPHLKQGTTSGGVDLSKKVSHDLYLNSYPDYAKQLQHIQQVTAKHLFEYLEEHFFMIIGAFGLKVYHPKTGEPVDLTVDNFEEVGKPQLPVLAQQLFRLGAIQAQRYQINKGGYPYWHSEVYPQHDHNEALHRVLLFMFYLNDVEEGGETEFYYQQRKIAPVKGSMVIAPGYFTHTHRGNIPVSNDKYILTSWVLFNRAEQLYGTPK
- a CDS encoding YacL family protein, whose product is MEYQFIRDPLSGFRARLNDEHALIGRWLSEELAHERIVSLLTQLENLPNQKEELVLAGKEIRATFTLQEALFESHALFHESDDLAQYQEDALALDESGMMAVCGYEDFLPMLIEWAEFTKAK
- a CDS encoding AEC family transporter, coding for MIELPFNLSIIGQRMSPVEILFPLIFIVNSGFLSAKIGFIAINQLDGLRTFIFNLCIPVLLFSSMVQADLESLATGSLLLSFYLPVALTYAGLYLFLFKAQHRSKADSATLALSGTYSNTVLVGLPIILMALGEQAAAMVFMIITFHSAMLFFMTFLLAARHKNKVDIVKPLLLNPIVISISSGLILNIAGLKLPSLMLESFSWLAKPAIPGALFILGASLVQYGVRGKLHGAIWLSAVKLMLLPGLVYLFATYLGLATQQVQVVTLMSASPLGVNAYLVARQLDSQQATLAATVVLSTVLSMVSLTGWLYFLV
- a CDS encoding short-chain fatty acid transporter, coding for MLSKFTTPLTKLVDKYLPDPFVIVLLLTFLVMILAALFTPATPVMVLEAWGNGFWKLLTFAMQMLLVLLCGHMLAVTPPIAKALDRIAGLAKTPSQAIILTTFVAMSASWLNWGFGLVVGALFAKAIARKVKVDYRLLVASAYSGFVVWHAGLSGSVPLTIATPGHFSEKSIGIVTTSETIFAPFNLLIVLSIFIVLPLINKLMLPKDDDAVIVDKEKLIEQSNDISNRNTPAAKLENASWLGMLGGAIGLSYLGFYFIFNAGTLTLNIVIALFLFLAMLLHKTPANILNSLQQAIQGGAGIVIQFPFYAGIMAMMVETGLAQQISQGFVSISSQWTLPLWTFLSAGLVNIFVPSGGGQWAVQAPIIIPAAEALNADIARVAMAVAWGDAWTNLIQPFWALPVLAIAGLKAKDIMGFCLVQLLVTGVIIATLLLLPL
- a CDS encoding metalloprotease, with translation MNRVELSLADKAVSIFFNQKQVVQLFVEQQAITFEEQHNGIFATIDGQALAVNTEQLPQGLLGIAVNGAELQWLEVSTETPKEKRSLFGLAALGLKLFKSAKVVKAALAGASVAGYAWLFSWQFAVMLVACLVVHEYGHVRAMRYFGIKTKGIYLIPFVGGLAVSDDKITTRWQDVVISLMGPAFGLITSILGVVLYYATEMEIFAGVAVLSALLNLFNLLPILPLDGGHVLKSISFSMRSWVGLLACMAGVLFGLWISYTFGLILLVIFILIGSFEILIEWRGRNYSHLLPLDRYGQVVSAIMYIVVITGHVAVMMHFADSESPILSLPMKILSS
- a CDS encoding EAL domain-containing protein; the encoded protein is MSLAKHRIMVVDDSPAILVVMQAIMTELGIEHVTTCSSAVNAVEKIRQTPHQFDAIFTDLNMPEMDGMEFIRQLGELRFSGGIIIISEMDEKIIDLATNLARQSNAHLIGNISKPVQLVDVERMLKKMETYTTVKRSRIEKVTESDLLHAISHNEITPYYQPKVHRGDKKIKSVEVLARIVSKNTEQVILPDHFIGVAEDTDLINIITFQLFEKATDEFKTIKSELNYPIKMAFNLSPVQLNDLSCPDKLALILEINRLKPSDIILEITENQPMNQSIQLETMNRLRIRGFDISLDDFGTGFTNIQQLKSLPFTEIKIDRSLITHVESDRFSQVLIDSLIDIAQNQQLDIVAEGIERIEELQYLDRYKHSLLMQGFLISKPKPLTDLIGWIHSWQRMINSNP
- a CDS encoding hemolysin family protein; translation: MVLLLTYMFLAIAISFICSVMEAVLLSITPSHIGILKQENDALASRVQRLKDNIDQPLSAILTLNTVAHTAGAAGVGAQAAVVFSDAAVGIASAVMTLLVLVLSEIIPKTLGATYWRGLTPIVSSVLVWLVRVLKPFVWMSDQLTKVIGRKGDEAHYIRQEIEAMAEIGSEAGALHQDETETIRSLLRFRHARLESIMTPRTVLFKVHKDMTVHEYLSEHGSVAFSRVLVFDKNTDDIIGFVHKNDIMLAYHRLGEEYKIGKLSRPLYTVPETLAAPELFKALLAKRLHIALVIDEYGDVQGIVTLEDLLESLMGMDIVDEREQTTNMQAAAKQKWRERVDNHDNLIEDIDEVEAMSEVQNREEETPSPEVKGSN
- a CDS encoding alpha/beta hydrolase family protein; the encoded protein is MKLRTAVTLLFTAVSAQLSASPLDESKIQFLGPIAGESTIKPADTAHRDAIIENLLPSLQQDTKQVTLFNNESKWQSLNKVSQLTIPGLQALKFNFTTERFVSGKLKLEGIEKAKVFLNGEPASGVKEVQLDVVKGDHQILVIAEQVNDWNKVDLSFEGEAAHDIITLTEKQTKALSAKQLFDAPTVSAISLAPNGEYYISTVRHYDDEKGNSAITETALYNEDGDMLYSFDGMSANSFAWRDDSSKLTYLKDNKAYILDVKTFKRTQVATKLNGANSIEFFDNETLIFAWTNSGKEEGKLTKHYQGLEDRWSYARTQSQIFLLDIKSGLLNPVTVGTHSHSLADFDAQENTVLATRNKQDYAQPPHMLTELVEIDLSNNQQSVIGQYRTFNGAQYTKNGIYVTAGPDFAEGAGRNLPEDMLANNYDGQLYWIDRKGKNVKALSKNFDPAIGSFTVLNNGDVVLKATDQDRQQLFFFDESKSTFKRLNTGLDVVANYSVSSERNPEILFTGTTASTPQQLKTMSASDKRADTLWDSTNIAYQNAEIANLEEFNFTNTEGVEIKGRVYLPHDLDKSKKYPALVYYYGGTSPVTRGFTGRYPFNLWAAKGYVVYVLQPTGATGFGQKFSAEHVNAWGEHTANDIIMGTKEFVKAYPFVDDKRLGNLGASYGGFMTMLLTTKTDLFSASISHAGISNITSYWGQGWWGYLYSGEASKGSFPWNNPTLYSQHSPVFNADNVTTPLLLIHGDADTNVPPGESHNMYTALKILGQDVELVEYKGADHQIFARDKRFHWWNTMLAYFDKHLKQEPQWWEHLYGK